The stretch of DNA CGATCAAGGACAGCTGTCCAATATGGCGGAGAAAACAAAGCAAGTTTTCCATGATCAAAAAACTACAATTCTGGCTGATACAGGCTATTATAATTATCTTGAAATCATCGACGTTGTCGACGAAAGCACCGAACTCTTAATTAAGCCGCAAAAGGGAAAGCAAAACAAAGTGGCAAGCGGATTTGATAAAGAGAACTTTGAATATGACGCCATCAACGATAGATATATTTGCCCGTTGGGTTATGAATTACCCTTCAAATGGAATGGAAAACAAAATGGAAAAGAGTATAGGCGTTACACTTGCGAAGCCTTCGATATTTGCGGACAAAAAGAGTCCTGCACGTCTGCCAAAGGCGGAAGGGCGGTAACCAGACTTAAAGACGAAGAAGTGATCGAGAAGATTACCGAAAATACACGTAGTCAAAGTAATATTTATAAGCAAAGAGCGGCAATCGTTGAGCACCCTTTCGGGACGATGAAACGTCACTTGGGCTATACATACTTTTTAACACGAGGGTTGGCATCAGTAGGCACTGAGACCAATTTGATTTGTCTTGCCTATAATTTCAAGAGAATGATCAAAATAAAGGGCGTGAAGGACCTCATACGTCTTTTCAGTGACCAAGCTCGTTCAAAATCTAATATGCAGGGCGTTTATTTGAGCAAAATTGCATAAACCCACGTTTTAAAGCGTGCTCAGCAATCAGTTGTTAGACAGTCTGACGTGCCCAATTAAGGCATACGGCTCTTCCTATCTTCTTACAGAGTGGCGTTTCATTAACCGTAGATGCTGACGTAAATTTTAGGCGCAGGTAATGGATGCCGCATGAGAAATCGTTCAAACTGCTCGTACGAAAAGCTCCTTCGCTGACTTCTGCGATTTAACCACTTGAATAGCGCCTTTCGTACTCGGAACGCAAAGGTTTCCAAAGATTGGCTATTGTCTGTGATTCCGTAATACCGATAATGACCGATCAATTTCTGTTTGACCGTTTTCATCAGTTCCTTTTCATCGGTATGTCGCTCCGTTCGTAACCATTCATGGAACGCTTTTACTTTGGCGTTGAACTTCTTTTTGCTCGTTTTCCGCTTCACCCTGAATTTCCCTTTGAAGCTCTTGCTACAGTAATGAGTGAATCCCAGAAAGTCAAACGTTTCCGGTTTTCCTTACCCTCTTCTCTTTCGGTTTTCAGCCGCAAATCGTCCGAATTCTACAATCTTGGTCTTCTCTTCGGCGATGGACAACTGAAATTTGGCCAATCGGGGCAGCAGAGCTTGGTAGAATCGTTCTGCATCGTCTTTGTACTGAAAACAGCAGACATAATCGTCCGCATAGCGGACGATGTGCGCCTCCCCGCGGCATGCTCTTTTCACCGCCACCTCGAACCACAGGTCTAATGCATAGTGCAGATAGACATTCGATAGTAATGGCGACAGGATAGAGCCTTGCGGCGTGCCGGCTTCCGTTGATTCCCATACCCCGTTTTCCATCACTCCAGCCTTTAGGAATCGTCGGATGAG from Paenibacillus sophorae encodes:
- a CDS encoding group II intron maturase-specific domain-containing protein is translated as MKRKTSKKKFNAKVKAFHEWLRTERHTDEKELMKTVKQKLIGHYRYYGITDNSQSLETFAFRVRKALFKWLNRRSQRRSFSYEQFERFLMRHPLPAPKIYVSIYG